GGGAGGGGGGAGTTTCGCGGGCCCGGAGGGTACACTGGGCCGTCCGGCTGGAAGCATACGCCTGTTGGGGAGCGGTGCGCTACGGAATTTGCGATTATTTTGCGGGAATCAGTGCGCCATCAGATGGAAGACGTAGGCGACGGTGGCCATGGCTCCGAGCGCGATCAGGATAAGGCCGAGAATGAAGAAAGCAGCCTGCTTACGCGCCTTTTCGGTCGGCTGGGTGATGCCGAAGGTGTTGATGAAGGCATCGGCGAGGAAGTAGAGCAGAGCCATGGACCCATTATGCGGGCAGCGGTGCAGGCTTTGCATCCATTTTCTGGCGGGCGCATCTAGAATTTTGTGAGTGTTAATCGGCTTGCTGTGCGTGTTGCCGAGGAATACACTTGAATGCAGACATATTTTGTCGCATATGCCGTTTCTAAGGAGAGTCATCCATGTCCACCGCTACTGTTACCCCCGAGGTTGTTGAAGCGCCGGCAGCGGCCGTCAAGCCGGTTGTGCTGACCGCCCAGGCGATCGCCAAGGTTCGGGAGATCATGTCGACGCAGGATCCAATTCCTGCCGGGCTGCGCATCGGCGTCGTCGGCGGCGGATGTTCGGGCTTCCAGTACTCGATGTCGTTCGAGAACGCGAGCGGCATGATGGACAAGGTGATGAAGTTCGACGACCTGAAGGTCTTCGTGGACGCGACCAGCGCCATGTACCTGAACGGCTGCGTGGTCGACTACGTCGAGACGCTCGAGGCCGCCGGCTTCAAGTTCGAGAACCCGACCGTGAAGAGCACCTGCGGCTGCGGCTCCAGCTTCAGCGTCTAAATTCGATTTCAGGTTCCATATTGAAGAGCACCGCCGGCCCACTTCGGGCTGGCGGTGCTTTTTCATTTTGAGGTCGGTTATTCTGCTTGACGATTATTCGGAATCCGATATATCGTTTTTCGAATATGAAGCCTGACGTCGCAAAACATCTACCGCTTTCCCCTGCTACTCTTCACGTTCTGCTGGCGCTCAGCAGTGGCGATCTGCACGGATACGGAATCATGCTCGCGGTGGCTCGCCAGGCGGGTGGCCAGTACAAGATTGGGCCGGGAACTCTCTATGACAACCTCAAAAAGCTAATGAGTGCCGGTTTAATCGAAGACTCGCAAGGGGAGGCTTCGGACGCACAGGCGCGTCGGACCTACCACCTGAACGAGTTGGGAGGCGAGGTGCTGGCCGCGGAGATCGAGCGTCTGGATGGGGTGTTGCGCGAGGCGCGGCGGAGTTTACGCCTGCACGAGGAAGAGCAGGCATGACGGGCCGAGGCTGGCTGTATGGGGTGATCCTATGGCTGCATCCGGCGGCGTTCCGGAGCGAGTTTGGCGGCGAGATGGCGCGGGACTTTGAGGAGGCCGTGCAGCAGTTTGGAGCGTTGGCGATCTACCGCGATGCTTTGGTTTCGCTGGTGAGACAGTGGGCGGTGCGATCTTCCTCCGAGGCGATGGAGCGGAGAGCTGTGGCTCTTCCTTCGCTGCTCGGCGGCCAGTACGTGGCAGTAGCCGAGCGAGGATTGACGTTGCTCGACCTGATGCAGGGAGCGGTTCTGGCGACGGTGGTGGTCGGA
This is a stretch of genomic DNA from Granulicella sp. WH15. It encodes these proteins:
- a CDS encoding PadR family transcriptional regulator produces the protein MKPDVAKHLPLSPATLHVLLALSSGDLHGYGIMLAVARQAGGQYKIGPGTLYDNLKKLMSAGLIEDSQGEASDAQARRTYHLNELGGEVLAAEIERLDGVLREARRSLRLHEEEQA
- a CDS encoding iron-sulfur cluster assembly accessory protein: MSTATVTPEVVEAPAAAVKPVVLTAQAIAKVREIMSTQDPIPAGLRIGVVGGGCSGFQYSMSFENASGMMDKVMKFDDLKVFVDATSAMYLNGCVVDYVETLEAAGFKFENPTVKSTCGCGSSFSV